The following proteins are co-located in the Vigna unguiculata cultivar IT97K-499-35 chromosome 9, ASM411807v1, whole genome shotgun sequence genome:
- the LOC114162144 gene encoding LOW QUALITY PROTEIN: wall-associated receptor kinase 3-like (The sequence of the model RefSeq protein was modified relative to this genomic sequence to represent the inferred CDS: inserted 3 bases in 2 codons): MADLVNFYSSNNTFPVVMDWTVGNTCLDAQNNASSYACKAKYSECRNAEVGSGYHCQCSTGFRGNPYLPHGCQDVDECTEASHDCLKGRSICSNTIGSYSCSCPKGYEGDGKISGSGCVISSNRKFIISFGVSGSILALLXGTLYLCCTLKKRKLNKLKEHFFQLNGGLLLQQQISRFCGSNELTKVFTVEELKEATNNFSEEMVLGAGGEGTVCKGILPDNRTVAIKKSRISNPNQIEHFINEVILLCQINHRNVVKLLGCCLETEVPLLVYEFVPNGTVYEHLHDQTKSLRLTWKRRLQIAVETGGALAYLHSATHAPIVHRDVKTSNILLDHNLTAKVSDFGASKIIPLDRTQLTTLVMGTLGYLDPQYFHSSQLTEXDVYSFGVVLVELLTGEKALSFERPEAHRNLAIHFLSSMNEGRLLSIVDCRIIDEANVEQLMGVANIARHCLRLKGEERPTMREVAMELEEINIVEKHQWETINLSSEETETLLKATPSSSFRVDGVNRGSMHSGSDILNRISFSLTSGR, translated from the exons ATGGCAGACCTCGTCAATTTTTACAGCAGCAACAACACGTTTCCTGTGGTTATGGATTGGACAGTGGGGAACACGTGCCTAGATGCTCAGAATAATGCTTCAAGTTATGCGTGCAAGGCAAAGTACAGTGAATGTCGCAATGCAGAGGTGGGATCTGGTTACCACTGTCAATGCTCCACTGGTTTTCGGGGAAACCCTTACCTACCTCATGGTTGTCAAG ATGTTGATGAATGCACTGAGGCATCTCACGACTGTTTAAAGGGTAGATCAATATGCAGCAACACAATAGGGAGCTACAGTTGTTCTTGTCCAAAGGGATATGAAGGAGACGGAAAAATTAGTGGAAGCGGATGTGTGATCAGCAGTAACCGCAAATTCATAATTTCTTTCG GTGTGAGTGGAAGTATATTGGCACTGC GGGGAACCTTATATCTGTGTTGTacattaaagaaaagaaaactcaaCAAACTTAAAGAACACTTTTTTCAACTAAACGGTGGCCTATTGTTACAGCAACAGATAAGCAGGTTTTGTGGATCAAATGAATTGACGAAAGTCTTTACTGTGGAAGAACTAAAAGAGGCCACCAACAATTTCAGTGAAGAGATGGTCTTAGGCGCAGGTGGGGAGGGAACAGTTTGCAAAGGAATATTACCTGATAATAGAACTGTAGCAATTAAAAAGTCGAGAATTAGTAACCCAAACCAAATTGAGCATTTCATCAATGAGGTGATTCTGCTTTGTCAAATTAACCATAGAAATGTggtgaaactcttgggatgttgtttAGAGACAGAGGTTCCCTTACTTGTTTATGAATTCGTTCCCAATGGAACTGTTTACGAACATCTCCACGATCAAACAAAATCTTTAAGACTTACATGGAAAAGAAGATTACAAATAGCAGTTGAAACTGGTGGGGCCCTGGCTTACTTGCATTCTGCTACCCATGCACCAATCGTACATAGAGATGTGAAAACTTCAAACATACTACTTGATCACAATCTGACTGCAAAGGTTTCTGATTTTGGAGCTTCAAAGATTATTCCTCTTGATCGAACACAGTTAACGACTTTGGTGATGGGGACACTGGGATATCTTGACCCACAATACTTCCACTCAAGCCAGTTAACAGA TGATGTGTATAGTTTTGGAGTTGTCCTAGTCGAACTGCTAACAGGAGAGAAGGCACTCTCTTTTGAAAGGCCAGAGGCCCATAGAAACCTAGCGATTCACTTCCTTTCTTCAATGAATGAGGGTCGGTTACTTAGCATTGTCGATTGCCGCATAATAGATGAGGCAAATGTTGAGCAACTAATGGGTGTTGCAAATATTGCAAGGCATTGTTTAAGGTTGAAGGGGGAGGAAAGACCCACCATGAGAGAAGTGGCCATGGAACTTGAAGAAATCAACATTGTGGAGAAGCACCAATGGGAAACAATCAACTTGTCATCAGAGGAGACTGAAACTCTTCTCAAAGCAACAccatcatcttcttttaggGTAGATGGTGTTAACAGAGGAAGCATGCATTCTGGCTCTGATATTTTAAACCGAATTTCTTTTTCCTTAACTAGTGGAAGATGA